In Chryseobacterium gleum, a single genomic region encodes these proteins:
- a CDS encoding 3-hydroxyacyl-CoA dehydrogenase: MSKIKNVTVAGSGVLGFQIAFQTAIHGFETTVYDISDEVLEKAKAKFEGLAESHKKDLGATEEQITKARERLHYSSDLAFAVKDADLLIEAVPEDIKIKTEFYKQLSAIAPEKTIFVSNSSTLLPSQFAEVTGRPAQYLNLHFANQIWLRNTAEIMPHPGTDEKITEEIVDFSKAIGMVPVLVKKEVPGYVLNSLLNPFLNAGMQLWIGDYATPETIDKTWMLGTGSPYGPMALYDIIGLTTPYNIYKLQVEKGKTDDKIVLNKLKSTFIDQNKLGISTGEGFYKYPNPSWQSPDFLKVPEADLTKISIKNVVVAGSGVLGFQIAVQCAYFGYEVTVYDVNDEALNKAKNRFDVLAEEYKNYLKADEEKIENTKNNLTYSTDLKASLQDADLLIEAVPESIDIKKDFWEKASEHAPEKTIFASNSSTLLPSRLSTFTDRPEKFIHLHFANHIMVRNTAEIMGSDQTDPMVYNEIVEFAKSIAMLPVELKKEKSGYVLDSLLIPLLVAGLALWANDVADPATIDKTWRIATGAPFGPMAILDLNGMNTNYNILKEIPGELTQKIAEKLKAELIDKGKLGQQSGEGFYKYPNPEWQSKDFLKA; the protein is encoded by the coding sequence ATGAGCAAAATAAAAAATGTAACGGTAGCTGGAAGTGGTGTTTTAGGATTCCAAATTGCTTTTCAAACAGCAATTCACGGATTTGAAACCACGGTTTACGATATCAGCGATGAGGTGCTGGAAAAGGCGAAAGCAAAGTTCGAGGGCTTGGCCGAAAGTCATAAAAAGGATCTTGGCGCCACCGAAGAACAAATTACAAAAGCCAGGGAAAGACTGCACTATTCATCTGATTTGGCATTTGCTGTGAAAGATGCCGATCTTTTGATAGAAGCAGTGCCAGAAGATATTAAAATAAAAACGGAATTTTATAAACAACTCTCCGCAATTGCACCGGAGAAAACCATTTTTGTAAGTAATTCATCCACCTTGTTGCCAAGTCAGTTTGCTGAGGTGACAGGAAGGCCGGCTCAATACCTTAACCTGCATTTTGCCAATCAAATATGGTTGCGAAATACGGCGGAAATTATGCCACATCCAGGAACCGACGAAAAAATAACCGAGGAAATAGTCGATTTTTCCAAGGCGATAGGGATGGTGCCTGTTTTGGTAAAAAAAGAAGTTCCAGGATATGTGCTCAATTCTTTATTAAATCCATTTCTGAATGCCGGAATGCAGCTTTGGATTGGCGATTATGCTACGCCAGAAACCATAGACAAAACCTGGATGCTGGGAACTGGTTCGCCTTACGGACCAATGGCTTTGTATGATATTATCGGATTGACGACACCATACAACATTTACAAACTGCAAGTAGAAAAGGGCAAAACAGATGATAAGATTGTGCTGAATAAACTTAAATCAACCTTCATTGACCAAAATAAACTGGGAATTTCTACTGGCGAAGGCTTTTACAAATATCCAAATCCTTCGTGGCAAAGTCCAGATTTTTTGAAAGTGCCGGAAGCCGATTTAACTAAAATCAGTATTAAAAATGTTGTGGTGGCTGGAAGTGGCGTTCTCGGTTTTCAGATTGCGGTGCAGTGCGCTTATTTCGGCTATGAAGTCACGGTTTATGATGTTAATGATGAAGCTTTAAATAAGGCAAAAAACCGTTTTGATGTCTTGGCTGAAGAATATAAGAACTATCTGAAAGCTGATGAAGAAAAAATCGAAAATACCAAAAATAATCTCACTTATTCGACAGATTTGAAAGCTTCTTTACAAGATGCTGATTTATTGATAGAAGCCGTACCGGAAAGCATCGATATCAAAAAAGATTTCTGGGAAAAAGCTTCTGAGCACGCGCCGGAAAAAACCATTTTTGCGAGCAACTCATCCACACTTTTGCCGAGCAGATTAAGCACATTTACCGATCGTCCGGAAAAATTCATCCATCTACATTTTGCCAATCATATAATGGTTCGTAATACGGCAGAAATAATGGGTTCTGATCAAACCGACCCAATGGTTTATAACGAGATTGTAGAGTTTGCAAAATCCATTGCTATGCTGCCCGTGGAACTGAAGAAGGAAAAATCGGGCTACGTTCTCGATTCTTTGTTAATTCCGCTTTTGGTGGCTGGCCTTGCACTGTGGGCGAATGACGTTGCCGATCCTGCAACCATTGATAAAACCTGGAGAATAGCAACAGGTGCTCCTTTTGGACCAATGGCTATTTTAGATTTGAATGGGATGAACACCAATTACAACATCTTAAAAGAAATCCCGGGAGAACTAACACAGAAAATAGCAGAAAAGCTAAAAGCCGAACTTATCGACAAAGGAAAACTTGGTCAGCAATCCGGCGAAGGTTTTTACAAATATCCTAATCCGGAATGGCAAAGCAAGGATTTTTTGAAAGCTTAA
- a CDS encoding Dyp-type peroxidase produces MALEFLKRIFNPNKVEIELNEIQALILRSRPIPYFGTVAIIEIKDAVAARQMLQKLLPIVSSAEDWHKNEGASVTLTFTYKGLEKIGVPQESLDTFPESFKEGMAERSRFLYDIGVNDPKNWEKVFKRSHIHIAAAIIANNEEAWKSQLEEFRSKLTNNSGVEVIMSHDFAVSEEVKNVFGFRDGISNPEIEGSGIDLPPGFDRPIKAGEFIMGYPGEAGIVKPFPQPEVLGKNGSFMVFRKYQSQVAEFNQFIKENSSSPEEGELLAAKMVGRWRSGAPLVLAPEKDDKALGDDMQKNNDFSFKNDEYGKKCPFSSHIRRMNPRDSKSFVLEDERLHRIIRKSVTFGDIVPPEVTKNDGKERGQYFIGISADAMGTLEFLQKQWANDGNAQNLGIEKDPMIGVQDEDALFSAPGEPLIKRYRGLQTYNIVKGGEYCFIPSISALKWISELK; encoded by the coding sequence ATGGCATTGGAATTTTTAAAGCGGATTTTTAATCCCAATAAAGTAGAAATTGAGCTGAACGAAATACAGGCCTTAATTCTCAGAAGCCGACCTATACCATATTTCGGAACAGTGGCTATTATTGAAATCAAAGATGCTGTGGCAGCCAGACAAATGCTCCAAAAACTTTTGCCGATTGTGAGTTCTGCGGAAGACTGGCATAAGAATGAAGGCGCATCGGTTACTTTAACATTCACTTATAAAGGTCTGGAAAAAATCGGTGTCCCTCAAGAGTCACTCGATACTTTTCCCGAATCCTTCAAGGAGGGAATGGCAGAACGTTCCCGGTTTCTGTATGACATTGGAGTTAATGACCCTAAAAACTGGGAAAAGGTTTTTAAAAGATCACATATTCACATCGCAGCGGCAATTATCGCCAACAATGAAGAGGCGTGGAAAAGCCAGCTGGAGGAATTTCGTTCTAAATTGACGAATAACAGCGGCGTAGAAGTAATAATGAGCCACGATTTCGCCGTATCTGAAGAGGTTAAAAATGTATTCGGATTCAGGGATGGCATCAGCAATCCGGAGATTGAAGGCAGTGGGATAGATTTGCCGCCCGGATTTGACCGTCCGATTAAAGCAGGCGAATTTATAATGGGCTATCCTGGAGAAGCAGGCATCGTAAAGCCATTTCCACAACCTGAAGTTTTAGGAAAGAACGGTTCTTTTATGGTTTTCAGAAAGTACCAAAGTCAGGTAGCAGAATTTAATCAATTCATTAAGGAAAATTCTTCTTCACCGGAAGAGGGAGAACTGTTGGCTGCCAAAATGGTAGGTCGCTGGCGAAGTGGTGCACCTTTGGTTTTAGCTCCCGAAAAAGATGATAAAGCGCTAGGAGATGATATGCAAAAGAACAATGATTTTTCTTTCAAGAATGATGAGTACGGTAAAAAGTGTCCGTTCAGTTCGCATATCCGCAGGATGAACCCAAGAGATTCCAAATCTTTTGTTTTGGAGGATGAACGTTTGCACAGGATCATCAGAAAAAGTGTAACTTTTGGCGACATCGTTCCGCCGGAGGTAACTAAAAATGACGGTAAGGAACGTGGACAGTACTTTATTGGCATTAGTGCCGATGCAATGGGAACACTGGAATTTCTGCAAAAACAATGGGCAAACGATGGTAACGCCCAAAATCTGGGAATAGAAAAAGATCCTATGATCGGTGTCCAGGACGAAGACGCACTGTTTTCTGCACCGGGAGAACCCCTCATCAAAAGATACCGTGGTTTGCAGACCTACAACATTGTGAAAGGCGGCGAATATTGTTTTATACCAAGCATTTCTGCTTTAAAATGGATTAGCGAATTAAAATAA
- a CDS encoding M1 family metallopeptidase, with product MNVLRFIFILFVSNWAAAQQPSKEDSLVGSLTPEKRWWDLMSYNITIKPDYHTKTITGNNKIRYKVISEQPSELMQIDFVKPLIIDSVTQNGKKLSFQNKGNIWYVSGVRKHKNRKYNIAVYYSGKPVESQSPPWDGGFVWGKDSLNRPWISVACQYKGASLWYPCKNMLYDEPDEGASISIITPASLNAIGNGCLVKQQRTSDGDMQYTWKVVNPINHYGISFYMGNYVNIKKNYTGIIGKLSMDYWVLDYNKQKAENHLIPESIQAMKSLEHWFGPYPFYEDGFKIVEAPYIGMEHQSAIAYGNNFTKGTYKGNDVSKTGWGKKTDRIVIHEMSHEWFGNSITAGDIADRWIQEGFAGLAEELVLSDLFGKKAEEEFLSGRYRTIENDKPIIGRYGINEDGSSDGYVKGWAVIHMIKTVIDNDEKFLQILRGLNKQFYHKVVTTKEIENYINIQSGINFNAVYDQYLRTSQVPVLEYFITDHKLQYRFTNCINNFTMPIKIIGIEDWISPTTSWQSYDLKNNFINQVDIDPNFYIKSYKSKE from the coding sequence ATGAATGTACTAAGATTTATTTTTATATTGTTTGTATCCAACTGGGCTGCTGCACAACAGCCATCTAAAGAAGATTCTTTGGTAGGCTCTTTAACACCGGAGAAAAGATGGTGGGACTTAATGTCATATAACATTACCATTAAACCCGATTACCATACAAAAACGATTACAGGAAATAATAAAATCAGATATAAAGTAATTTCAGAGCAACCATCTGAATTGATGCAGATCGACTTTGTAAAACCATTGATCATTGACAGTGTTACTCAAAATGGTAAAAAGCTAAGCTTTCAAAATAAAGGAAATATCTGGTATGTTTCAGGAGTCAGAAAACATAAAAATAGGAAATACAACATCGCTGTTTATTATTCGGGTAAACCTGTAGAATCTCAATCCCCACCATGGGACGGAGGTTTTGTATGGGGCAAAGATTCTTTAAACCGTCCCTGGATTTCAGTGGCCTGTCAGTACAAAGGAGCCAGCTTATGGTATCCATGCAAAAATATGCTGTATGATGAACCAGATGAGGGTGCTTCTATTTCAATAATTACGCCTGCATCTCTAAATGCGATAGGTAACGGATGTCTGGTAAAACAGCAACGGACATCTGATGGTGACATGCAATATACATGGAAAGTCGTTAATCCGATCAATCATTATGGCATCTCTTTCTACATGGGCAACTACGTTAATATCAAAAAGAATTATACCGGAATCATAGGGAAACTAAGCATGGATTATTGGGTTCTCGACTATAATAAACAAAAGGCTGAAAATCATTTAATACCTGAATCCATTCAGGCAATGAAGTCACTGGAACATTGGTTTGGTCCATATCCGTTCTATGAAGACGGATTTAAGATTGTAGAAGCACCTTATATCGGAATGGAACATCAGAGTGCGATTGCATATGGTAATAATTTTACAAAAGGGACATACAAAGGAAATGATGTGTCAAAAACAGGCTGGGGTAAAAAAACAGACAGAATCGTTATTCATGAGATGTCACATGAATGGTTCGGAAATAGTATTACCGCCGGCGATATTGCTGACCGATGGATCCAGGAAGGATTTGCAGGTCTGGCTGAAGAGCTTGTACTTTCGGATCTGTTTGGAAAAAAAGCAGAGGAGGAGTTTCTTTCAGGCAGATACAGAACCATTGAAAATGATAAACCTATTATTGGCAGATACGGTATTAATGAAGATGGAAGCTCAGACGGATATGTAAAAGGATGGGCGGTCATTCACATGATCAAGACTGTCATCGATAATGACGAAAAATTTTTGCAAATACTACGTGGGCTTAATAAACAGTTCTATCACAAGGTTGTCACAACAAAAGAAATTGAAAATTACATTAATATTCAGTCAGGAATAAACTTTAATGCTGTGTATGATCAGTATCTGAGAACCTCTCAGGTTCCAGTATTGGAATATTTTATAACAGATCATAAACTACAGTATCGATTTACAAACTGTATCAATAATTTTACAATGCCGATTAAGATCATTGGTATTGAAGACTGGATTTCTCCAACTACTTCCTGGCAATCCTATGATCTGAAAAATAATTTTATTAATCAGGTTGATATTGATCCTAATTTTTACATAAAAAGTTATAAAAGCAAAGAATAA
- a CDS encoding helix-turn-helix domain-containing protein, with amino-acid sequence MNSESDYIKTVFGLKLKQQRQKKNWSLQDLATKTGLSKSYLNEIENGKKYPKHDKNYSAFRITELHF; translated from the coding sequence ATGAATTCTGAAAGTGACTATATCAAGACGGTTTTCGGGCTAAAACTGAAACAGCAAAGACAAAAGAAAAACTGGTCTTTGCAGGATCTCGCTACAAAGACCGGATTGTCTAAATCTTACCTCAATGAAATTGAAAATGGCAAAAAATATCCGAAGCACGATAAAAATTATTCAGCTTTCAGAATCACTGAACTGCACTTTTGA
- the aceB gene encoding malate synthase A gives METKTQLRIKAQQQFEEIFTNDLVDFLVELHQNFNAKRLELLDEREITQKDFDKGILPKFLPETEEIRTGNWVCNPLPEDLLDRRVEITGPVDRKMIINALNCGASTFMADFEDSNSPTWKNCMEGQINLSDAINRRIDFTNEQGKSYQLNEEMAVLLVRPRGLHLNEKHIEINDEQTSASLIDFGIYFFRNIKQLIENGSATYFYLPKLEHYKEARWWNDVFVFAQNYLGIPQGTIKATVLIETITASFQIDEILFELKEHSSGLNCGRWDYIFSFIKKFRNLPEFILPDRDQVTMTSPFMNAYSKRVIEVCHKRNVHAIGGMAAQIPIKNDYEANSQAFGKVRNDKEREVKNGHDGTWVAHPDLVSVAKDIFDQFMPEKNQIDKKFDYQITENDLLEIPKGEITEQGVRKNINVGILYIESWLMGVGAAAIYNLMEDAATAEISRTQVWQWLKNEAFLNDERKLTREMILQWEFEELERIEKYVGEERFKNGKFTLAKELFNELIFCENFVEFLTLKAYPFI, from the coding sequence ATGGAAACAAAGACTCAATTAAGAATTAAAGCTCAGCAACAGTTTGAAGAAATTTTTACTAATGATTTAGTTGATTTTTTGGTTGAGCTTCATCAGAACTTTAATGCTAAAAGATTAGAGCTTTTAGATGAAAGAGAAATTACACAGAAAGATTTCGATAAAGGAATTCTTCCAAAATTTCTTCCAGAAACCGAAGAAATCAGAACAGGAAATTGGGTTTGCAATCCACTTCCTGAAGATTTGCTGGATCGAAGAGTGGAAATTACTGGGCCAGTTGATCGAAAAATGATTATTAATGCTTTGAATTGTGGTGCTTCAACTTTTATGGCGGATTTTGAAGACAGCAATTCTCCAACCTGGAAAAACTGTATGGAAGGTCAAATCAATCTTTCGGATGCAATCAATAGAAGAATTGATTTTACAAATGAGCAGGGAAAATCATACCAATTAAATGAAGAAATGGCTGTTCTGCTAGTTCGTCCAAGAGGTTTGCATTTGAATGAAAAACATATTGAAATCAATGATGAACAAACTTCTGCTTCATTAATAGATTTTGGAATTTATTTTTTCAGAAACATAAAACAATTGATAGAAAACGGAAGTGCAACTTATTTTTATCTCCCCAAATTAGAACATTACAAAGAAGCACGCTGGTGGAATGACGTCTTTGTTTTTGCTCAAAACTATCTCGGAATTCCTCAGGGAACAATTAAAGCAACAGTTTTAATTGAAACTATTACTGCATCTTTTCAAATCGATGAAATTTTATTCGAATTAAAAGAACATAGTTCCGGTTTGAATTGTGGTCGATGGGATTATATTTTTTCATTCATTAAAAAATTCAGAAATCTTCCAGAATTTATTCTCCCTGATCGTGATCAGGTAACAATGACTTCACCTTTTATGAATGCATACTCAAAAAGAGTGATTGAAGTTTGTCATAAAAGAAATGTTCACGCGATTGGTGGAATGGCGGCGCAGATTCCTATTAAAAATGATTATGAAGCCAACAGTCAGGCTTTTGGAAAGGTCAGAAATGATAAAGAGCGTGAAGTGAAAAATGGTCACGATGGAACTTGGGTTGCACATCCCGATTTGGTTTCTGTGGCGAAAGATATTTTCGACCAGTTTATGCCTGAGAAAAATCAAATCGATAAAAAGTTTGATTATCAAATTACAGAAAATGATTTACTGGAAATTCCAAAAGGAGAAATTACCGAACAGGGTGTCCGAAAAAATATCAACGTCGGAATTCTGTATATCGAATCTTGGTTAATGGGAGTAGGTGCAGCTGCGATTTATAATCTGATGGAAGATGCGGCAACTGCTGAAATTTCAAGGACTCAAGTTTGGCAATGGCTGAAAAATGAAGCATTTCTAAATGATGAAAGAAAACTGACCAGGGAAATGATTCTTCAATGGGAATTTGAGGAACTGGAAAGAATTGAAAAATATGTCGGTGAAGAACGTTTCAAAAACGGAAAATTTACTCTGGCAAAAGAACTTTTTAACGAATTGATTTTCTGTGAAAACTTTGTTGAATTTTTAACATTGAAAGCGTATCCGTTTATTTAA
- the aceA gene encoding isocitrate lyase, producing the protein MKTKQEKIQELEKDWLDNPRWNSVKRPYTAEDVLKLRGSYQLDYTIATEMSKKFWTKLNSQDFVAGLGALTGNQAVQEVDAGLEAIYLSGWQVAADANLSGEMYPDQSLYPANSVPSVVKKINNALLRADQIQSVNGGGEKEYLVPIIADAEAGFGGNLNAYELMKQMIEAGAAAVHFEDQLSSAKKCGHLGGKVLVPTQEAVNKLISARLAADVLGVPTVIIARTDADAADLLTSDIDDRDKKFVTGKRTSEGFYVVKNGVEQGIDRGLSYAPYADLIWMETSNPDLKMARKFAEGIRTKFPDKMLAYNCSPSFNWAAKLSVDEMLNFREELGKMGYKFQFITLAGFHALNTAMFELALAYKEKGMAGYSELQEREFALQKQGFRAVKHQSFVGTGYFDEIQNIVTNGSAATVAMRDSTETAQFH; encoded by the coding sequence ATGAAAACAAAACAGGAAAAAATTCAGGAATTAGAAAAAGACTGGCTGGATAATCCACGTTGGAATAGCGTGAAAAGACCTTACACAGCCGAAGATGTACTGAAACTTCGAGGTTCTTACCAATTAGATTATACGATTGCTACCGAAATGTCAAAGAAATTCTGGACAAAACTCAATTCTCAGGATTTTGTTGCCGGATTAGGAGCTTTAACTGGAAATCAAGCGGTTCAGGAAGTTGATGCGGGACTGGAAGCAATTTATCTTTCAGGTTGGCAAGTTGCAGCAGATGCTAATTTGTCTGGTGAAATGTATCCCGATCAATCTTTGTACCCAGCGAATTCAGTACCTTCTGTTGTGAAGAAAATTAATAATGCATTATTAAGGGCAGATCAAATTCAATCCGTAAACGGAGGTGGAGAAAAAGAATATTTAGTTCCAATAATCGCCGATGCAGAAGCAGGTTTTGGCGGAAATTTAAATGCTTATGAATTAATGAAGCAAATGATTGAGGCGGGAGCGGCAGCAGTACATTTTGAAGATCAGTTATCTTCTGCGAAAAAATGTGGGCATTTGGGTGGAAAAGTTTTGGTTCCGACTCAAGAAGCGGTTAATAAGCTAATATCGGCTCGTTTAGCAGCAGATGTTTTGGGAGTACCGACTGTAATTATTGCTAGAACAGATGCAGATGCGGCAGATTTGTTGACTTCAGATATTGATGACAGGGATAAAAAGTTTGTGACAGGGAAAAGAACTTCCGAAGGTTTCTATGTTGTGAAAAATGGTGTAGAGCAGGGAATTGACAGAGGTTTATCTTATGCTCCTTATGCCGATTTGATCTGGATGGAAACGTCAAATCCGGATCTGAAGATGGCAAGAAAATTTGCAGAAGGAATTCGTACAAAATTTCCAGATAAAATGTTGGCTTATAACTGTTCACCTTCTTTTAATTGGGCTGCAAAATTAAGTGTCGATGAAATGCTGAATTTCCGAGAAGAATTGGGAAAAATGGGTTACAAATTCCAGTTTATTACATTGGCTGGTTTTCATGCTTTGAATACTGCGATGTTTGAATTAGCTTTGGCATATAAAGAAAAAGGAATGGCAGGTTATTCTGAATTGCAGGAACGCGAATTTGCTTTGCAGAAGCAGGGTTTCAGAGCGGTAAAACATCAGTCTTTTGTTGGGACAGGATATTTTGATGAAATTCAAAATATTGTAACCAATGGTTCGGCAGCAACAGTGGCGATGAGAGATTCGACAGAAACAGCACAGTTTCATTAA
- a CDS encoding catalase family protein, with protein MEDYIKYSYEVEEIPENFDEYITTINNDIREYIKNTPKLSRATHHTRDAHANGYAVLKAEVEILDNLSEELAQGIYAKPGKHQAAVRFSNGSSRVLPDKLSGNAQGFALKIFGIDGKKLSPGEEDSPNVDFNLINNPVFFCNSAEHYVFISKLFLKLNDFFEKGALGKLEFATLWVTENKKAFPNFEALKELGALKTFEKIPSINSFLYEFYSMGAVRHGDYIAKVRVIPTEQTKNAITEKNIDLDSAEWPYRKGIIKEIAQKDLTFELQIQLCKDLKEMPVNDLTKEWSQELSPFRTVAKITIPKQTVPEDGNFEIMENLSFTPFRTIEENSPIGNLQRSRQSAYVTSSTSRHELNQKKRKEPKNLEEAFSPEFYQL; from the coding sequence ATGGAAGATTACATCAAGTATAGTTACGAAGTGGAAGAAATTCCCGAAAATTTCGATGAGTATATTACCACCATTAATAACGATATCCGCGAATACATCAAAAATACGCCAAAACTAAGCAGGGCGACCCATCATACAAGAGATGCGCACGCCAATGGCTATGCAGTGCTGAAAGCAGAGGTTGAAATTTTGGATAATCTGTCCGAAGAACTGGCGCAGGGCATTTATGCGAAACCCGGAAAACACCAGGCAGCAGTTCGCTTTTCCAATGGTTCTTCCAGAGTTTTACCAGATAAACTTAGCGGTAACGCACAAGGATTTGCTTTAAAGATTTTTGGGATAGATGGCAAAAAATTATCTCCCGGAGAGGAAGATTCTCCCAATGTTGATTTTAACCTGATTAATAATCCGGTGTTTTTCTGTAACTCGGCAGAACATTATGTTTTCATTTCAAAGCTGTTTTTAAAACTAAATGATTTCTTTGAAAAGGGAGCCTTGGGAAAATTGGAATTTGCCACACTTTGGGTCACCGAAAATAAAAAAGCATTTCCAAATTTTGAGGCTTTGAAGGAATTGGGCGCTCTTAAAACTTTTGAAAAAATCCCTTCCATCAACAGTTTTCTTTATGAATTTTACAGTATGGGAGCAGTTCGCCACGGTGATTATATCGCCAAAGTAAGAGTGATCCCAACTGAGCAGACCAAGAACGCCATCACTGAAAAAAATATTGATCTAGACAGCGCAGAATGGCCGTACAGAAAAGGAATTATCAAAGAAATAGCTCAAAAAGACCTTACGTTTGAGTTGCAAATACAACTTTGCAAAGACCTGAAAGAAATGCCTGTGAATGACCTTACAAAAGAATGGTCACAGGAATTATCACCATTCCGTACGGTGGCAAAAATCACAATACCAAAACAAACGGTTCCTGAGGATGGTAATTTTGAAATTATGGAAAATCTGTCGTTTACACCGTTCAGAACCATCGAAGAGAATTCACCGATCGGGAATTTACAGCGTTCACGGCAGTCAGCGTATGTAACATCTTCAACCTCAAGACACGAGCTAAATCAGAAAAAACGTAAAGAACCAAAGAATTTGGAGGAAGCATTCAGTCCAGAGTTTTATCAGTTATAA
- a CDS encoding serine hydrolase domain-containing protein, translating into MIERILNSISFFNTNCIFKQMKVKLQFILTFLIAYSLIAQTISDKIDSIRIRYQIPALEIAVISSDSILMKALGTNKVNSNVQVTLQNRFHLGSNTKAITSFIAADLVSQGKINWNTDFFHLFPELKAKQNQSKSLTLINLLNFKAPLAPFSYDTYIPESVVITGTNQEQRYNIAKYLLTQKAVKKNNDDLYLTNLGYVLAGLMLEKVSNKIIMNWSTISKKN; encoded by the coding sequence ATGATAGAAAGAATATTAAATAGTATTTCCTTCTTTAACACAAATTGCATTTTTAAGCAAATGAAAGTAAAACTTCAATTCATTTTGACCTTCCTGATAGCCTATAGTTTAATTGCCCAAACTATTTCAGATAAGATTGACAGTATCAGAATTAGATACCAAATTCCGGCTTTAGAAATTGCCGTAATATCTTCTGATTCAATCTTAATGAAAGCTTTAGGAACAAATAAAGTTAATTCTAATGTGCAGGTTACTCTACAAAATAGATTTCATCTGGGTTCAAATACTAAGGCAATTACATCATTTATTGCTGCTGATTTGGTATCACAAGGAAAAATTAACTGGAATACTGATTTTTTTCATTTATTTCCGGAATTAAAGGCAAAGCAAAATCAAAGTAAGAGTCTAACATTAATTAATCTTCTGAATTTTAAAGCGCCACTAGCTCCGTTTTCTTATGATACATATATCCCGGAATCTGTGGTAATAACAGGAACAAACCAAGAACAACGATACAATATTGCGAAATACTTACTCACTCAAAAAGCGGTAAAGAAAAATAACGATGATTTGTACTTAACAAACCTTGGCTACGTTTTAGCGGGACTTATGTTAGAAAAAGTTAGCAATAAAATTATTATGAATTGGTCAACGATCTCAAAAAAAAATTAA
- a CDS encoding ImmA/IrrE family metallo-endopeptidase yields MYDNYFPEIEDKALQFAQENKLEIDKNLQSDILENILSEKFNYKIQSENFEEYGTLDNLRSLFIPEKKLLLLNKKLERDQKTFILSKEIGFNVLELKNRPNTYSWLDFGSFEEILNNFYASYFAGALLISKQKIIRKTSEFFFQNEWNPQNFESLIEKFTNSPETFYHLTVSKEVFINGSLLNTRCTKVVQN; encoded by the coding sequence TTGTATGACAATTATTTCCCTGAAATTGAAGATAAAGCATTACAGTTTGCGCAAGAAAATAAATTAGAGATTGATAAAAATCTACAGTCGGATATTTTAGAAAATATCTTATCTGAAAAATTTAATTATAAAATTCAGTCAGAAAATTTTGAAGAATATGGAACTTTAGACAATCTCCGTTCGCTTTTTATTCCTGAAAAAAAACTATTGCTTTTAAATAAAAAATTGGAACGGGATCAAAAAACATTTATTCTATCAAAAGAAATCGGCTTCAATGTTTTGGAATTAAAAAATCGTCCAAATACATACTCCTGGCTGGATTTTGGAAGTTTTGAGGAAATTTTAAATAATTTTTATGCTTCTTATTTTGCCGGAGCATTATTGATTTCAAAACAAAAAATCATTAGAAAAACTTCAGAATTTTTCTTTCAGAATGAATGGAACCCCCAAAATTTTGAAAGTCTGATTGAGAAATTCACCAATTCACCGGAAACTTTTTATCACCTAACAGTATCTAAAGAAGTGTTTATTAATGGTAGTTTACTCAATACAAGGTGTACAAAAGTGGTACAGAATTAA